The Lolium rigidum isolate FL_2022 chromosome 2, APGP_CSIRO_Lrig_0.1, whole genome shotgun sequence genomic interval acaatcatcttccacacaatacggttaaccctttgttacggcaagctaggtgggattgacaacctcatctgtttcgttggggcaaagtactttggttgtgttgtgcgggttccacgttggcgccggaatctccggtgttgcgccgcactacatcccgccgccatcaaccttcaacgtgcttcttgactcctactggttcgattaaaccttggtttctaactgagggaaacttgccgttgtgcgcatcacaccttcctcttggggttcccaacggacgtgtcaactacacgcatcagcgagCACGTCGGCAGTCAAGCAACGGCCTTGCTCTTCCAACCAAGCAAAGATTCGGTAGCGTAGAGGAGCGTCAAAAGACCAGATTGTCACCTTGTAATCTCGTCCAAACGCACCTTCAAATTGAAATACTACATGAGCCAAATGATTTAGCCTATTTATTTCAACACTATCAACATTTATTTACATCGATTTGTTCTTTAGTGTCAAGTTTCCTCGGTCTTTGGACCAGGACAACATCACTTGTCCGCCCAGCCGAACGTCACAACTCTGCATCTTGTTCTTCAGGATGGACAGATTGGAGGCTTGTCGCTGAATCCTTGCATTTTTTTCTTTCCAGGTGGGTTAGGGTCGTCCATCCTTTTATGTCACGCTTAGTTGTCATTATTTGCCTTGTGTCTGCAATCCAGTTTGCCAGTGGCTGATGAGCTTGCGCGAGGTAGCATGGCAGCAACCTCGCCATGGGAAGAATGGGGCACCATATATCTTAACCAACATAGGGCAACTTGCAAAACAGATGTTGTCTTTGTCTCCTCGATAATCAGGTAGAGAGGGCACTCATCGTTGTGTAGCCATCCTCGACGCGCGAGCACATTGGTTGTCAGGCAACGGCCTTGCTCTGCCAACCAAGAGAAGATTCGGTAGCGTAGAGGAGCGTCAAAATGCTAGATTGTCACCTTGTAATCTCGTCCAACCGCACCTTCAAACTGAAATACTACATGGGCCAAATGATTTAGCTATTTATTTCAACACTATCAGCATTCATTTACATCGATTTGTTCTTCAGTGTCAGGTTTCCTCGATCTTTGGAGCAGGACGACAGCACTTGCCCGCCCAACCGAACGTCACAACTCTGCATCTTGTTTTTTAGGATGGACAGGTTGGAGGCTTGTCGCTGAAAAATCCTTCCATTTCTTTCTTTCCAGGTGGGTTAGGGCCGTCCATCCTTTTATGTCGCGCTTAGTTGTCATTATTTGCCTTGTGTCCGCAATCCAGTTTGCCTATGGCTTTTTTTCATGAGCTTGCACGAGGTAGCATGGCAGCAACCTCGCCATGGGCATAATGGGGCACCATATCTTAACCAACATAAGGAAACTTTCAAACAGATGTTGTGCCGTCTCCTCAATAATCAGGTAGAGAGGGCACTCATTGTTGTGTGGCCATCCTCGATGCGCGAGCACGTCGGCGGCCAGGCAACGACCTTGCACTGCCAACCAAGTGAAGATTCAGTAGCGTAGAGGAGCGTCAAAAGACCAGATTGTCACCTTGTAATCTCGTCTAGCCGCACCTTCAAACTGGATTGCATATGATGAAACTGCAGTGTATTCGCCTGATTCAGTCCATCTCCAGGTGACGGTGTCCTCAACATTGTTGTGCACGTCAACTATTTCAATGTCTTGTTACCTTTTGGAAACATGTCCATTTTCTTGTGTGATGTGGTTAAAGATGTACTTCCTCCACCCCATAGAAGTTGTCTAAGATTTTTCTGAATTtgcatgtatctagatgctaaatGACACATCAATACATCTAAAATTTAACAAATCTCAGCCAAATTTAcgagatggagagagtattttacttcattacaCATGTGCTTATTAGAAAGTATACTCACCGATTTCTTTCTTTCACGATGTTTACATTCAGTTTCTTTCCCAGCTTTGAAGTCATGGAAAAACATACTATTTAGGATTACAAAAGGTATTGATTAAATAATTTGAAGAGAATAGATTTTTTTTAGGAAAATTTGAAGAAAATAGATTACACCTTTTTTTGTTGATCTAATCTCCTACGTGGGCCATCTTGTTTAGTCGGCCCAGCCCAAGTATCACTCCCGGCCTAGCCTAACCCTCTCGCACGCTCCACACCCACACTCCCTCACTCCCGACGGTTcacatggaggcggcggcggtggatcaGACCACCTAGCTCGTctcccagccgccgccgctcctccatcCCACCGCCGCATCCCGTTCTCCTGCTCCCGTCCGTCGCCTTCCACTTGCGCCGCCACCATTTCAAACGGATCCGCCATGCCGCCCTTCCGGCTCTGGGAGGAGCTGCCGCCGGAGCTCGTCTGCCGCATCGGCGACATCCTCGACCTCAAGGGCTACGCCAGCGCGCGGGGGGCCTGCACGGCGTGGCGATGCGCGCTCCCGCAGCCGTTCCCGCTGCTCCTCGTCGTCCCCGACCACGACCGGTGCCGCCCGTCCGCCGCGCGCCTCGGTCCCCCCACGCGCCGCTCCTTCGAGCTCAAGGCGGTCCCTTTCGGGGCACATTGCGTAGGCTCCAGCTACGGTTGGCTCGCCCTCTCCTTCTGCATCTACGGCGGCCGGAGCCTGTTCAGCCTCTTCAACCCTATCACCGCCGCCGAGATCCTCCTGCCGCCACTGATATACAGCAGCAGGTGGGTATCAAAGTCCAAGCTCGTCTTCGCGCGCAACCCCGCCAGAGACGACTTCACCGCCGTCGCCATCTGCGACCTCGACAGGCTCGCCTACGTCACCGCTGGGGCCAGGAGGTGGGCAATCCTCGACCCCGTCCGCCTCCCCCACGGAGACCAGCTCGCTGACATCGTCTACCATGATGAAAAGAACAGAGTCTACTGCCTCACAAGCTATGGAGACGTCCACGTGCTGCTCCTACCTGAGCGCCGCCGCAGGGCCGACAACCCATCATCGCTGCCGGCGATACGACCTTCACTCTCGGGTCCGGCGAACCATGCTGAATTTGCTAGGTGGCCGATGAAACAACAGCATGATTTCATTCGTAGGAGATCTTTGGGGCCAGACCTGAATGCGGCGGCCAAGGTCCAGGCCCTGCCGTTTGGTCCTGCAACCAGTTTCGCCCCGCCATACAACACGGTCTCTGCTTTCGCTGGTGCCAAGAATCTGGTGTTCTGCGAGGGTAACTTGTACCAGATATGGAGGAACTCGAGCTGCA includes:
- the LOC124688818 gene encoding uncharacterized protein LOC124688818, which produces MPPFRLWEELPPELVCRIGDILDLKGYASARGACTAWRCALPQPFPLLLVVPDHDRCRPSAARLGPPTRRSFELKAVPFGAHCVGSSYGWLALSFCIYGGRSLFSLFNPITAAEILLPPLIYSSRWVSKSKLVFARNPARDDFTAVAICDLDRLAYVTAGARRWAILDPVRLPHGDQLADIVYHDEKNRVYCLTSYGDVHVLLLPERRRRADNPSSLPAIRPSLSGPANHAEFARWPMKQQHDFIRRRSLGPDLNAAAKVQALPFGPATSFAPPYNTVSAFAGAKNLVFCEGNLYQIWRNSSCTVNVRLPEGGRRRVAENEVFVFRCFPQRQPCWDAVTDLGGYSVFLGRNNAVSMPPAEGLPGFKGNCVYWIGGRGRDQGMVFDMATGRSTPCLPAAAAAAGVAPQSTVCWYFVNDMVNNCNNINGGK